One region of Chryseobacterium sp. SORGH_AS_0447 genomic DNA includes:
- a CDS encoding response regulator transcription factor, whose product MNKPDHKVIRFLLADDHSLIRQGIVFLLEDIGIEHEIFHTSNLQQTVEFITSQPIDIAIIDAHFPDGNSLSAIPEIKKLNPEIRILIFTGIDEDIHALKFINAGVNGFLSKLNEEEEIKQAIMKIITHGEYISPKTQALLLDSLHNRNLINPFLSLTEREFQIAGMYAEGLGNLEIANKLDVKQNTVSTIKKRIFDKLKIDNLVELLELYKKHG is encoded by the coding sequence ATGAACAAACCAGATCATAAAGTCATCCGTTTTTTATTGGCTGACGACCATAGCCTGATACGGCAGGGGATTGTTTTTCTTTTGGAAGACATCGGTATCGAACATGAGATTTTTCATACCTCCAATCTTCAGCAGACTGTGGAATTCATTACCAGTCAGCCCATCGATATCGCCATCATCGATGCTCATTTTCCTGATGGAAACAGCCTTTCTGCTATACCGGAAATCAAAAAGCTGAATCCTGAGATCCGGATCCTGATTTTTACCGGGATCGACGAAGACATTCATGCTCTTAAATTTATCAATGCAGGAGTGAACGGTTTTCTAAGCAAGCTAAATGAAGAAGAGGAAATAAAGCAGGCCATTATGAAAATAATTACACACGGCGAATATATTTCCCCCAAAACCCAGGCTTTACTATTGGATTCACTTCATAACCGGAATCTGATCAATCCTTTTTTATCGCTGACCGAACGGGAATTCCAGATTGCAGGAATGTATGCGGAAGGACTGGGAAACCTTGAGATCGCCAATAAGCTGGATGTGAAACAAAATACGGTAAGCACTATAAAGAAAAGGATTTTTGATAAGCTTAAAATCGATAACCTCGTAGAGCTGCTCGAACTTTATAAAAAACACGGTTAA
- a CDS encoding ATP-binding protein has translation MLRKLFSFKSRKIIHFSLIVCILLIQLLIAAFFYNEFLTRKNLAFFEKQLKEVNNLENLTDNSRKELLNAQNCFQNYIIYEDERYLDDYFASLHHLGENLENINNYGSKYPRLKKMLTLRKSDSLEIKKLQSLIDSTYEYSARSNARASNDFPKLQKYHADYNFDRFNIETKTFSDTIKKKGFFGRLGDAISGKESIRKDSTVVTVRQGTVPVSAEIKAEVDSLMNQVTNHYTGQIRKIEVKVIEKQDNDGRFYRIFSKLLIYSNGLMNIYDVAIKGSKTDLQKEYDAQNSESSRIRTNLVFGAMILMFIVSVLIMFLTRIAFIYEKRLNTANLQIKENLNFKNRILGMLSHELRSPLKIIGLFISRINKKTDDPKIKEYLKSISFTNDSLLIQANQILEYTKNQAVENKLIPVEFNLKNEITSILASIDPYIETRNNTFIINERINPDLTVYSDNKKINQIFMNILGNANKFTENGQITVDVKTQPLDENTISMITRISDTGAGISRHDLDKIFEPYYQGVLSEDVENLGAGLGLSLCKEIIELYSGHIAVESEPGKGTTVTFSVNLNLTHEQTRS, from the coding sequence ATGCTCAGAAAATTATTTAGTTTCAAATCAAGAAAAATTATCCATTTCTCATTAATTGTTTGTATTCTGCTCATACAACTTCTTATTGCAGCCTTTTTTTACAATGAATTTCTGACCAGAAAAAATCTGGCTTTTTTCGAAAAACAACTTAAAGAAGTCAATAACCTGGAAAATCTGACCGATAACTCCCGGAAGGAACTTCTGAATGCGCAGAACTGTTTTCAGAATTATATTATTTATGAAGATGAAAGATACCTGGACGATTATTTCGCCTCGCTGCATCATCTTGGGGAAAATTTAGAAAATATCAATAATTACGGATCAAAGTATCCACGGCTGAAAAAAATGTTAACCTTACGGAAAAGCGATTCATTAGAGATTAAAAAATTACAGTCGCTTATCGATTCAACATATGAATATTCTGCCAGATCCAATGCAAGGGCATCGAACGATTTTCCAAAGCTGCAGAAATACCATGCAGATTACAATTTTGACCGGTTCAATATCGAAACGAAGACATTTTCGGATACAATAAAGAAAAAAGGGTTTTTCGGGCGTTTGGGAGATGCTATTTCCGGAAAAGAGAGTATACGTAAAGACAGCACGGTAGTTACAGTAAGACAGGGGACAGTTCCGGTGTCCGCGGAAATCAAAGCGGAAGTAGACAGCCTTATGAACCAGGTAACAAATCATTATACCGGGCAGATCAGGAAAATCGAGGTTAAAGTGATCGAAAAGCAAGATAACGATGGCCGGTTTTACCGGATTTTCAGCAAGCTTTTGATCTACAGCAACGGGCTGATGAATATTTATGATGTCGCCATCAAAGGCTCAAAAACCGATCTTCAGAAAGAATATGATGCACAGAATTCCGAAAGCAGCAGGATCCGTACAAATCTGGTATTTGGCGCTATGATTCTGATGTTCATCGTTTCTGTTCTTATTATGTTCCTTACCCGGATTGCCTTTATTTATGAAAAACGCTTGAATACAGCCAATCTTCAGATCAAAGAAAACCTCAATTTTAAAAACCGGATTTTAGGAATGCTAAGCCATGAACTTAGATCGCCGCTAAAGATTATCGGTCTTTTCATCAGCAGGATCAATAAAAAAACGGATGACCCGAAGATTAAGGAGTATCTGAAATCCATAAGCTTTACGAACGACAGTTTGCTGATCCAGGCCAACCAGATCCTGGAATATACCAAGAACCAGGCAGTAGAGAATAAGCTGATCCCGGTGGAATTCAATCTTAAAAACGAAATCACTTCCATACTGGCTTCTATTGATCCGTATATAGAGACGAGAAACAATACTTTTATCATTAATGAGAGGATCAATCCCGATCTTACTGTTTATTCCGACAATAAAAAGATCAACCAGATCTTTATGAATATTCTGGGAAATGCCAATAAATTCACGGAGAATGGGCAGATCACAGTTGATGTAAAGACACAGCCTCTTGATGAAAATACGATTTCCATGATAACCAGAATATCCGACACCGGAGCAGGGATTTCCAGGCATGATCTTGATAAGATTTTCGAACCTTATTATCAAGGAGTCCTGTCTGAAGATGTAGAAAACCTCGGGGCCGGCCTCGGGCTGAGCCTGTGTAAGGAAATTATAGAATTGTATTCGGGACATATTGCCGTGGAAAGTGAGCCAGGTAAAGGGACCACCGTAACTTTCTCAGTTAATTTAAATCTTACCCATGAACAAACCAGATCATAA